One region of Cyanobium sp. M30B3 genomic DNA includes:
- a CDS encoding iron ABC transporter permease yields the protein MDSTARPAPQFAGVPPTAVHGRGGLVAATVGIGLLALLPLLALFWDALFATRPSTLGLGFSGAEQIRGTLLLVLGEGVFGAVLGTAIGWLTAACRFPGRRWLRSAQLVPMAFPAYLLAASLIDWASYQGLRIHGLGWAVLLLTLANYSYVFLLSTESFSSSGHRLVDASRSLGVGPWAGFFRICLPIALPAIGAGVALSAMEVVNELGAVRLLGVPSLSAGILDRWQVEGDPRGAALLSLVALAIVAVLIATERLLRQRSRRWNLEGASAEDRGWVLRGWRAALAQLLCLLPPLSAVAIPALWIQQGWPNLRAEPLAELAALAGRSLALALAATVITAGAALLLAICVRWRPAALVRQLSWVAGLGYAIPGSVLALGLIVFGGPLGISPLLLLIWGYGNRFLTVSKQGLDAALERIPPSMDETATSLGCTWLNVLRRVHLPLLRGPLLVGGLLVFVDVVKELPITLALRPFDFDTLAVRVFQYASDERVGAAMAPAVLIMLFGLAASLALVPSLERHD from the coding sequence ATGGATTCAACGGCGCGTCCCGCTCCCCAGTTCGCAGGAGTCCCCCCCACCGCCGTTCACGGCCGTGGGGGATTGGTCGCGGCGACCGTCGGCATCGGCCTGCTGGCCCTGCTACCCCTGCTTGCCCTGTTCTGGGACGCGCTCTTCGCCACACGGCCCAGCACCCTGGGGCTGGGCTTCAGCGGGGCCGAACAGATCCGCGGCACGCTGCTGCTGGTGCTGGGTGAGGGGGTGTTCGGGGCAGTGCTGGGAACGGCGATCGGCTGGCTCACGGCGGCCTGCCGCTTTCCCGGTCGGCGCTGGTTGCGCAGCGCCCAGCTGGTGCCCATGGCCTTTCCGGCCTATCTGCTGGCGGCGAGCCTGATCGACTGGGCCAGTTACCAGGGGCTGCGCATCCACGGGCTGGGCTGGGCCGTGCTGCTGCTCACCCTGGCCAACTACAGCTATGTGTTCCTGCTCAGCACCGAGAGCTTCTCGTCGAGCGGCCATCGCCTGGTGGATGCCAGCCGCAGCCTCGGGGTGGGCCCCTGGGCTGGCTTCTTCCGCATCTGCCTGCCGATCGCCCTGCCCGCGATCGGCGCGGGTGTGGCCCTCAGCGCCATGGAGGTGGTGAACGAACTGGGGGCCGTGCGCCTGCTGGGCGTGCCCAGCCTCTCGGCCGGCATTCTCGACCGCTGGCAGGTGGAGGGCGATCCCAGGGGGGCAGCCCTGCTCTCCCTGGTGGCTCTGGCCATCGTGGCGGTGCTGATTGCCACTGAGCGGCTGCTGCGCCAGCGCAGCCGGCGCTGGAACCTGGAGGGAGCCAGCGCCGAGGACCGGGGCTGGGTGCTGCGGGGCTGGCGAGCAGCCCTGGCCCAGCTGCTGTGCCTGCTTCCTCCCCTCAGCGCGGTGGCCATCCCGGCCCTCTGGATCCAGCAGGGCTGGCCGAATCTGCGCGCCGAGCCCCTCGCTGAGCTGGCCGCCCTGGCGGGCCGCAGCCTGGCCCTGGCGCTGGCAGCCACCGTGATCACCGCCGGGGCAGCCCTGCTACTGGCCATCTGTGTGCGCTGGCGGCCAGCCGCCCTGGTGCGCCAGCTCAGCTGGGTCGCCGGCCTGGGCTATGCCATCCCCGGCAGCGTGCTGGCCCTCGGCCTGATCGTGTTTGGCGGGCCCCTGGGAATCAGCCCCCTGCTGCTGCTGATCTGGGGCTACGGCAACCGCTTCCTCACGGTGAGCAAGCAGGGGCTGGATGCGGCCCTGGAGCGCATCCCACCGAGCATGGACGAAACGGCCACCAGCCTCGGTTGCACCTGGCTGAACGTGCTGCGTCGGGTGCATCTGCCCCTGTTGCGAGGCCCTCTGCTGGTGGGCGGCCTGCTGGTGTTCGTGGATGTGGTGAAGGAACTGCCGATCACCCTGGCTTTGCGGCCGTTCGACTTCGACACCCTGGCGGTGCGGGTGTTCCAGTACGCCAGCGACGAGCGGGTGGGAGCGGCGATGGCACCCGCCGTGCTGATCATGCTGTTCGGGCTGGCGGCCTCCCTGGCGCTGGTGCCCAGCCTGGAACGGCACGACTGA
- a CDS encoding extracellular solute-binding protein — translation MIKFRFHPHALRLGIAAAGVGLLGGISITALAQNRAQVVNVYSGRHYNTDKELYAQFTRQTGIRVNLIEGKDDGMIERLRREGSRSPADVLITVDAARLQRAKELNLFRPIQSAALNRDVPASLRDPGGQWFALTRRARPVMVNPAQVNPSLIRTYGDLARPALKGKLCMRDRSSVYSQSLTADVLQRAGKATTERWLKGMVANVKQPFFTSDTTMVRAVGQGSCGAAVANTYYLARLLTSDNAADKAAARKVRVVWVNPTHVNVTGGGVTRHSGNPEGGRRLLEFLSSPTSGEGYAAANNEYPVKGWGNNATLRSFGTFKASPVTIQQLGQRNREAVQLMQQAGWK, via the coding sequence ATGATCAAATTCCGGTTCCATCCCCATGCACTCCGCCTTGGCATCGCTGCCGCCGGCGTGGGCCTGCTGGGCGGCATCAGCATCACGGCACTGGCCCAGAATCGCGCGCAGGTTGTCAACGTCTATTCCGGCCGCCACTACAACACCGACAAGGAGCTCTACGCCCAGTTCACCCGCCAGACAGGCATCCGGGTGAATCTGATTGAAGGCAAGGACGACGGCATGATCGAGCGTCTGCGCCGCGAGGGTTCCAGGAGTCCGGCCGATGTGCTGATCACAGTGGATGCGGCCCGCCTGCAGCGCGCCAAGGAGCTGAATCTGTTCCGCCCGATCCAGTCGGCGGCTCTGAACCGCGACGTGCCGGCCTCCCTGCGCGACCCCGGCGGCCAGTGGTTCGCCCTCACCCGCCGGGCCCGGCCGGTGATGGTGAATCCGGCCCAGGTGAACCCCAGCCTGATTCGCACCTACGGGGATCTCGCCCGGCCCGCGCTGAAGGGCAAGCTCTGCATGCGTGACCGCTCCAGCGTCTACAGCCAATCCCTCACCGCCGACGTGCTGCAGCGGGCTGGCAAAGCCACCACTGAGCGCTGGTTGAAGGGCATGGTGGCCAACGTGAAGCAACCGTTCTTCACCTCGGACACCACCATGGTGCGGGCGGTGGGCCAGGGGAGCTGTGGTGCCGCCGTGGCCAACACCTACTACCTCGCCCGGCTGCTCACCTCTGACAACGCCGCAGACAAGGCAGCAGCCCGGAAGGTGCGGGTGGTGTGGGTCAACCCCACCCACGTGAACGTCACCGGCGGCGGCGTGACCCGGCACTCGGGCAATCCGGAAGGGGGCCGCAGGCTGCTGGAGTTCCTCTCCTCCCCCACCTCAGGCGAGGGCTACGCCGCAGCGAACAACGAGTATCCGGTGAAGGGATGGGGCAACAATGCCACCCTGCGCAGCTTCGGGACGTTCAAGGCCTCACCGGTGACCATCCAGCAGCTCGGTCAGCGCAACCGCGAGGCCGTGCAGCTGATGCAACAGGCTGGCTGGAAGTAA